The Candidatus Neomarinimicrobiota bacterium genome contains the following window.
CATCCATAAACTCCGGGCGCCGGGGATGACCTGGTACAAGATGCCGCTGTTCGTCTGGGGACTCTATGCCACGGGAATTATCCAGGTGTTGGCCACGCCGGTGCTGGGAATTACGTTAGTGCTGCTCATCCTGGAACGGGCGTTCGGAATCGGGATCTTTGATCCTGCCATGGGCGGAGATCCGGTACTGTTCCAGCACTTCTTCTGGTTCTACTCGCATCCGGCGGTCTACATTATGATTCTTCCGGGGATGGGCGTGATCAGCGAACTGATTTCAACTTTTTCCCATCGGAAAATTTTCGGATACAAAGCTATCGCGTATTCCAGTGTGGCCATCGCCTTTCTGAGCTTCGGCGTGTGGGGGCACCACATGTTCGTGAGTGGGCAGTCGCAGTATGCCACGCTGATATTTTCTTTTCTGACCTTCCTGGTGGCAATTCCATCGGGCGTCAAGATGTTCAACTGGGTGAGTACCATGTATAAAGGGTCGCTCACCTTCGAGACGCCTATGCTGTTTACGTTGACCTTTTTCTTTACGTTCGCCATTGGCGGTTTGACGGGAATCTTCCTCGGGGCCACTGCGACCGATGTGCATCTCACGGATACCTATTTTATCGTGGCGCACTTCCATTATGTGATGATGGGTGGAACGATTATGGCCTTCTTTGGCGGCCTCTACTACTGGTGGCCAAAAATCTGGGGCCGGATGTACAACGAGGCTTGGGGACAGATTTCCGCACTCCTGGTTTTCCTGGGATTCAACCTTACGTTTTTCCCGCAGTTTATTGCAGGAACTCAGGGCATGCCGCGGCGCTACTTCCTGTACCCGGATAAATATCAGATGCTGAATGTGGTGTCGACCACCGGCTCATGGATTCTGGCGCTCGGCCTGGTGGTCATGGCTGTGGTACTGATCCATGCGATGAAATGGGGGCGCAAAGCCGGGAAGAATCCCTGGGGCGCGCTGACGCTGGAATGGATGATCGATTCACCGCCGCCACCGCACAATTTTGAGGAGACGCCAAAGATAGAGCACGGCCCGTACGATCACGATAAGGTGCTGGTCAAACCAGATAAATACAGCGGGGAAGCATGAGTCACGGAGGCGACAGACCGGCATTTCTGCAGCATCACTTCAGTGATGCGGAGCAGCAGCGCGAGTCAGCCAAGCTCGGCATGTGGATCTTTCTGCTGACGGAGATACTGCTGTTCGGCGGACTGTTCGGATTCTACGTGTTCTTCCGCGCCTGGAATCCGGAGATGTTTATTAATGCACACGAGCACTTAAATCGTGTCCTCGGTGGTATAAATACAGTCGTACTGATTGTGAGTTCGCTGACGATTGCCCTGGCCATCCGCAGCATCCAGCTGAACGAAAAAAAGAAAACCATGTGGTTCCTGGCTACAACGATTCTCCTGGCTGTGGTCTTCCTGGTCATCAAATATTTCGAATACGAGCATAAGTTTCATCTGGGACAGCTGCCGGGACAGTTTTACACGTACACCGGAATCGAAGGGACGAACCCACACATCTTTTTCAGCGTCTATTTTGCCATGACCGGATTGCACGGGCTCCACGTTATCTTTGGAATCCTGGCAATCGGTTGGGTGCTTTGGCGCACCAAGAAGGGCGAGTTTTCGGCCGAATATCATACGCCGGTGGAGATGGTCGGACTCTACTGGCACCTGGTGGACATCATCTGGATCTTCCTGTTCCCGTTACTTTATCTCATAGGATAGCGATATGACTTCGGATAAATCACACGATACGCACATACTCCCGCTGAAGGTCTATCTCGGTGTTGCCGCAGCGCTGCTGTTCCTGACCGCCGTGACCGTCGCGGTCTCCTATGTGGATTTCGGGCCGTTTAACATGGTCATCGCCATGGGGATTGCTGCGACCAAAGCAACACTCGTCGCTTTGATCTTTATGCACCTGTTCTATGATGATAAGTTGTATCTTACCATCTTCATCATGTCGATCCTGATGCTGGCTATTTTTATCGTGATTACGCTGTTTGACACGCTGCGTCGTGGAGATATTTACGAGCAGGTCGGAAAGCCGTATAAGCAGGACGCGCAGATCTACCAAACCGCCCCGGCCGATTCCGGTGCTGCCGGGCACGGTGTTGAGGCGGCGGGTGATACAACTGTGAGTGATTCCGGGAGTTCGCACTCCGAAAATTCCGGGCATTAATTCACCGCATTATTTCTGATGCTTTTCCAGTATAAATTTCTTCTTTTCTTTGCCCGTTTTTTCTTGATAAAAAACGGGCAGAAAAAATCAAGGAAACTCAGAACTCGCACTCCTATAAATGGGCATGGTCTTTTATAACATTGGATTATAGGAAGTATTAACTCATGCAATTTCTACTAGGGTGCTCAGACACTGAGTTTCCGAATAAAACCACAAGAAAACATTTACTAATGGCCTCCAAGATAATTTTGCTCTATCGGCCAATGGTTGGAGGTAGCCAAAACCAGCCTGTTTGAGCGAAGCGAGTTTCTGGTTTCGGCCCGGAGACCATTGCAGCCGATACCAATATTATCTTGGCAGCCTTGATTTTTTCTCCCCCTTTTGGATCAAGCCAAAAGGGGGATTATATAGGAATTTCAAATATGTTGGTACTTTTGTCAGCCCCGCTTGTATGGAACACTTGGCCATTAAAAGTACCCAAAAGGGCTTGCCCCAAAGGGATCCCCACGGGAGAAACTTAGAACTCTCCCGACCCGTCAGGATCAGACACTGAGTCTCCGGGAAATATTTAGCCCCGTAGTGGCGGTAGATGAATAGCCCCGGGCTTTAGCCCGGGGGACTGAGAGGATAAAAAATTAAGAGCCCCAACGCCCCTTACATTTTTATACGTCCCCTTTTTCCTTGATGAAAAAGGGGACAGAAAAAATCAAGGAAACTCAGAACTCGCACCTATAAATCGAACCGTGGTCTTTCATACAATACTGCGCACGGAATTTGGAGTATATAGAATTCTACTCGGGTGCTCAAACACTGAGTTTCCGTTTAAAACAAACCCGTCGATCCGGAATATTCTTATAATTGCATTGCTGTTTATTGGCCTTGTTTTCAATTTTGGGCACCGCGGGAACGAGCGATGGAAAGCGAGAACAGGCTGTTTGACCGAAGGGAGTTCCGGTTCTCGCCCAACGCGAGTGAGTTCAGCGGTCAAAATTGAAAACATCGCCAAGGCGTTTTGCTCCTTTTGCGCCAGTCAAAAGGAGGGATACCAAAAGTATTACGCAAGGTTCTACAAAAACTTTGAAGGTTGAATCACATACAGAATATTATGGAAAAATTCACTATTCAGGATGAATATTCACCTCCCGTATTGTAAAATTAGGCGATGATTATCTACACTAGGAAAGTCCAATTATGACGAACAAAATCCGCCGGTTCCGCAGAGTTGCCGTCACCTCGACCATTGCCACGTATCTGTTAATATTCGTTGGAGGATTAGTACGCGTCTCCGGCGCAGGACTCGGCTGCCCGGACTGGCCCAAGTGTTTCGGCCGCTGGATCCCGCCGACGGATGCCAGTCAGCTCCCCGCTAGCATCGATCCGGCACTTTTCAATTTTACGCTGGCATGGATCGAATACATAAACCGTCTGGTCGGCGTAGTGATAGGATTGCTCATTTTGGCAACGGCGATCCTCGCAATCAAGATTTTCCGAGACCAGAAGAAAATTTTGTATCCGTCGATGGCGGCAGCGCTATTGGTGGCTTACCAGGGATGGCAGGGGAGCCAGGTGGTGGCCTCCGCGTTGGAACCGTTCATGATTACAATCCACATGGTAGTGGCGTTTGTTATCGTGAGTCTGATGATTTACGTGAGCCAGCAGGCGTACTACCTGGAGAACCCGGACGCCGAAGCCCAATCGAAATATCCGGAAGGTGCGCATAACTGGATAGCATGGCTGTGGAGCGCCGCCATCCTGCAAATCATCCTTGGGACGCAGGTGCGTTCAGCCATCGCCCACGCCGCGAATCGGTTTCCGCTGATGTCCGACTTTGGTCTGCTCAACCAGTCCGATCCGCTAAATTATATTCACGGATTACTCGGTGTCGCTGTTGCCGGTGCCACCTGGTTCGTGGCGGACAGGCTCCGCAAGGGAAGCGAGAATCCGTCGCCTCTCGTGGGTTACGGCTGGAAGATTATGGTAATCCTCGTATCGGCACAGATTGTCATCGGCGGAATTCTCATTGGATTTGGGCTCCCGGATCTGTTACAGCTCTACCATCTCTGGACAGCCAGCCTGTTTGTCGGAGTGTTATTAATTCTGTTTTCAGCATTACGTAAAAAGGAGTATAGATATGAGCAGTAAACGTTCGTTACCTGTTGTTTTCGTCTGGGGATTCAGTATTGTGCTCATCCTCGCCATCGTAGCATGGGTGGTGATTAATCAGGCGCATCGATCCCGCGCTGATCTCCCATCGTATGGGGACATCCCGCAGTTTGAATTTGTGAACCAGGATGGTGATCCGTTTGGCACCGAGGAGATCATGGGCGAGATAACGGTGCTGGATTTTATCTTTACTAACTGTGAGGGCCCGTGCCCGATCATGAGTTCGAAGATGTCCCAGCTCTATACCCAGTACTCAAATGCGGAGCAGCTGCAATTTGTCTCTATCTCGGTTGATCCGGCCAGAGATACGCTGGAGGCATTGAAAGCCTACGGCAAGCGACACGGCGTGAACGATGATCGCTGGAATTTTCTCCGGGCGCCGATTGACAGCGTGCGGAAAGTCTCTATGGACGGCTTCATGCTCGGCGGCAATTTTCCTATGGGACACAGCACCAAATTCGTATTGATTGATCCGAAAGGGGAAATCCGCGGCTATTACAACAGCCTGGAGGACGCGAGTATTGAGGCGCTGAAATCGGATATTAAGGTGTTGGCGGAGCGGTTTGGATAATTTCAAGCTCCCTTTTTCCTTGATGAAAAAGGGGAAAAATCAAGGCGGTGTTGTTAATTTTGACCGCTTTTCAACTCACTTCGGGGCAGAACCAGAACTCCCTTCGGTCAGACAGCTGGTTCTGCCTGTCCTTCGTTCGTTGAAGCGGTGCCCAAAACTAACAACAAGGCCAAATAATAAAACAATAGCCTTTGAATCTTATTCAAAGCCGGTCGACTTACTGACTCAACTAGTACGAAATTTATATTCCGTTTTTTATCGGAAACTCAGTGTCTGAGCACCCGAATAAACTCTAATTAGCATGAAGTACCAAAAAATAGTCTTTTACAAAAGACTATGATTAGTACCATTATGTGCGAGTTCTGAGTTTCCTTGATTTTTTCTACCCGTTTTTTATCAAGAAAAAACGGGTAATAAAACGGCGCACGCGCCCTGTTGAGGCTTTTATTTTCTACTATTCCTCGTCCTGAGGAGACTGGGCTATTCATGCATTGGCCAATGGAGCAAATCTCGCGAATAGTCTTTTCCCGGACTTCGTGTGTGAGCACCCAAGTAGGAACTCGTTTTTTTAAAGAATCAATATTTAAGACCGTTATGAAAGACCATCATCCTTAATGAGAAGTGCGAGTTCGAAATTTCTCACGTAGGGATGTATTTGACCTGGTTTTTTCTGTCCCCTTTTGCATCAAGGCACCTGCGTGGAACAATTGGACACTAAAAGGGAAATATAATTTGGAAAAAAGGACAATATTTCTCATAATTCAACGATATAAATTTCTTGATGGCGGAACGCTGAACATATGAAAACACAAATATCTTCAAAATCGATACCGCGAGTGGCCGTCCGGCAGCGATTGCAGGATTTTGTTGATCTGCTGAAGCCGGGCATTACCACGCTGGTTATGGTAACGGCGTTGGCTGGTTTTTATCTCGGCTCAGCTGGCCATGTTGATATTGCACTATTGATTCACACCGTTATCGGCACCGGACTGGTCGCCGGCGGTGGCGGCGCGTTCAACCACTGGCTGGAGCGGAACGAAGATGCCCGGATGCAGCGCACCCAAAATCGTCCCCTGCCCAGTGGACGAATGCATGTCTGGGAAGTTATCCTGTTCGGAGCGGCGACATCGCTTTTAGGGCTCGGCTATCTCTGGTTTTTTGTCAATACGATTACGACTGTGCTAGCTGTCATTTCCTGGATTTGTTATGTGCTGATTTATACTCCACTAAAAAAAGTCTCACCCATGGCAACACTGGTTGGCGCTATTCCAGGGGCCCTGCCGCCGGTTGGCGGATGGACGGCGGCCACCGGCCATATCTCATTCGAAGCGTGGATTCTCTTTGCGATTCTCTTCACCTGGCAGCTGCCGCACTTCCTGGCCATCGCCTGGATCTGCCGCAAGGATT
Protein-coding sequences here:
- the ctaD gene encoding cytochrome c oxidase subunit I — its product is MSTATTAENTQEKVNYLNVARGIKSWLFTMDHKRIGILYLFSVMAMFLFGGILALSIRLELLSPGADMMTADTYNQVFTLHGAIMIFLFIIPSVPAILGNFALPIQIGAKDVAFPRLNLASWYVYIAGAALAIYAIIAGSVDTGWTFYTPYSTQASGAVITMVLAVFILGFSSIFTGINFIATIHKLRAPGMTWYKMPLFVWGLYATGIIQVLATPVLGITLVLLILERAFGIGIFDPAMGGDPVLFQHFFWFYSHPAVYIMILPGMGVISELISTFSHRKIFGYKAIAYSSVAIAFLSFGVWGHHMFVSGQSQYATLIFSFLTFLVAIPSGVKMFNWVSTMYKGSLTFETPMLFTLTFFFTFAIGGLTGIFLGATATDVHLTDTYFIVAHFHYVMMGGTIMAFFGGLYYWWPKIWGRMYNEAWGQISALLVFLGFNLTFFPQFIAGTQGMPRRYFLYPDKYQMLNVVSTTGSWILALGLVVMAVVLIHAMKWGRKAGKNPWGALTLEWMIDSPPPPHNFEETPKIEHGPYDHDKVLVKPDKYSGEA
- a CDS encoding cytochrome C oxidase subunit IV family protein, whose translation is MTSDKSHDTHILPLKVYLGVAAALLFLTAVTVAVSYVDFGPFNMVIAMGIAATKATLVALIFMHLFYDDKLYLTIFIMSILMLAIFIVITLFDTLRRGDIYEQVGKPYKQDAQIYQTAPADSGAAGHGVEAAGDTTVSDSGSSHSENSGH
- the cyoE gene encoding heme o synthase; the protein is MKTQISSKSIPRVAVRQRLQDFVDLLKPGITTLVMVTALAGFYLGSAGHVDIALLIHTVIGTGLVAGGGGAFNHWLERNEDARMQRTQNRPLPSGRMHVWEVILFGAATSLLGLGYLWFFVNTITTVLAVISWICYVLIYTPLKKVSPMATLVGAIPGALPPVGGWTAATGHISFEAWILFAILFTWQLPHFLAIAWICRKDYARGGFPMLTVLENSRQLTGRQMMIYSAALLVISLIPSATGLTGMVYFVGAFAAGITFLGINIFMANATTNANARRALWASIIYLPVVLLLMMADKIVV
- a CDS encoding SCO family protein, with amino-acid sequence MSSKRSLPVVFVWGFSIVLILAIVAWVVINQAHRSRADLPSYGDIPQFEFVNQDGDPFGTEEIMGEITVLDFIFTNCEGPCPIMSSKMSQLYTQYSNAEQLQFVSISVDPARDTLEALKAYGKRHGVNDDRWNFLRAPIDSVRKVSMDGFMLGGNFPMGHSTKFVLIDPKGEIRGYYNSLEDASIEALKSDIKVLAERFG
- a CDS encoding COX15/CtaA family protein, which produces MTNKIRRFRRVAVTSTIATYLLIFVGGLVRVSGAGLGCPDWPKCFGRWIPPTDASQLPASIDPALFNFTLAWIEYINRLVGVVIGLLILATAILAIKIFRDQKKILYPSMAAALLVAYQGWQGSQVVASALEPFMITIHMVVAFVIVSLMIYVSQQAYYLENPDAEAQSKYPEGAHNWIAWLWSAAILQIILGTQVRSAIAHAANRFPLMSDFGLLNQSDPLNYIHGLLGVAVAGATWFVADRLRKGSENPSPLVGYGWKIMVILVSAQIVIGGILIGFGLPDLLQLYHLWTASLFVGVLLILFSALRKKEYRYEQ
- a CDS encoding cytochrome c oxidase subunit 3 family protein, with translation MSHGGDRPAFLQHHFSDAEQQRESAKLGMWIFLLTEILLFGGLFGFYVFFRAWNPEMFINAHEHLNRVLGGINTVVLIVSSLTIALAIRSIQLNEKKKTMWFLATTILLAVVFLVIKYFEYEHKFHLGQLPGQFYTYTGIEGTNPHIFFSVYFAMTGLHGLHVIFGILAIGWVLWRTKKGEFSAEYHTPVEMVGLYWHLVDIIWIFLFPLLYLIG